The Aquidulcibacter paucihalophilus genome has a window encoding:
- a CDS encoding AMP nucleosidase: MTETMTAQAALDRLETLYSQSVSNLRTAVGTFLRTGERADPEARARGLFSYPELRVSWFGDRPQNLETRAYARLSRPGVYSTTITRPDLFRPYLTEQLSLLQADYGATFDVGPSEQEIPFPYVMDGSDVALDRSQTAAVARYFPTTDLAHIGDEISDGMFDLTKDFPLAQFDGLRTDFSLARLRHYTGTPVEDVQSYILFTNYNRYVDEFVRWACAQLQDPNSPYEKLVCAGGIVITRDTPDPEAAVMDAAWKKHQMPAYHLTAPGWAGISLVNIGVGPSNAKTICDHLAVTRPHAWMMIGHCGGLRPSQSIGDYVLAHAYLRDDHVLDAVLPPDIPIPSIAEVQRALYDAAKIVSGAPGEEVKRRLRTGTVVTTDDRNWELRYSKSALRFNQSRAVAIDMESATIAAQGYRFRVPYGTLLCVSDKPIHGEIKLPGQANRFYEGSISEHLQIGIHAIDLLRAEGSRLHSRKLRAFDEPPFR; encoded by the coding sequence ATGACAGAAACGATGACAGCACAGGCGGCTCTGGACCGCCTCGAAACCCTCTACAGCCAATCCGTCTCCAACCTGCGCACCGCGGTAGGGACCTTCCTCCGGACCGGCGAACGCGCCGATCCCGAAGCGCGGGCCAGGGGCCTGTTCTCCTATCCGGAGCTTCGGGTCAGCTGGTTCGGCGACCGGCCCCAGAACCTTGAAACCCGCGCCTATGCCCGCCTTTCGCGGCCCGGCGTCTATTCGACCACCATCACGCGGCCGGACCTGTTCCGCCCCTATCTGACGGAACAGCTGAGCCTGCTGCAGGCCGACTATGGGGCCACCTTCGATGTCGGCCCGTCGGAACAGGAAATACCCTTCCCCTATGTGATGGACGGCTCGGACGTCGCGCTCGACCGCAGCCAGACGGCCGCCGTCGCCCGCTATTTCCCGACCACGGACCTCGCCCACATCGGCGACGAGATCTCCGACGGGATGTTCGACCTGACGAAGGACTTCCCGCTGGCCCAGTTCGACGGCCTGCGGACTGATTTCTCGCTGGCCCGCCTGCGCCACTACACCGGCACGCCGGTCGAGGACGTCCAGTCCTACATCCTGTTCACCAACTACAATCGCTACGTCGACGAGTTCGTGCGCTGGGCCTGCGCCCAGCTGCAGGACCCGAACAGCCCCTATGAAAAGCTGGTCTGCGCCGGCGGCATCGTCATCACCCGCGATACGCCCGATCCCGAGGCCGCGGTCATGGATGCGGCCTGGAAGAAGCACCAGATGCCGGCCTATCACCTGACCGCGCCGGGCTGGGCGGGCATCTCCCTGGTCAACATCGGCGTCGGACCATCCAACGCCAAGACCATCTGCGACCACCTGGCCGTCACCCGTCCGCATGCGTGGATGATGATCGGCCACTGCGGCGGCCTGCGTCCCTCGCAGAGCATCGGCGACTATGTCCTGGCCCACGCCTATCTGCGTGACGACCATGTGCTCGACGCGGTGCTGCCGCCCGACATCCCCATCCCCTCGATCGCCGAGGTCCAGCGGGCCCTCTATGACGCCGCCAAGATCGTCTCCGGCGCGCCGGGCGAAGAGGTGAAGAGGCGGCTGCGCACCGGCACGGTGGTGACCACCGACGACCGGAACTGGGAGCTGCGCTATTCCAAATCGGCCCTGCGCTTCAACCAGAGCCGGGCCGTGGCCATCGACATGGAATCCGCCACCATCGCGGCCCAAGGCTACCGCTTCCGCGTGCCCTACGGCACCCTGTTGTGCGTTTCGGACAAGCCCATCCACGGCGAGATCAAACTGCCGGGCCAGGCCAACCGCTTCTACGAGGGTTCGATCTCGGAACACCTGCAGATCGGCATCCACGCCATCGACCTGCTACGCGCCGAGGGCAGTCGCCTGCACTCCCGCAAGCTGCGGGCCTTCGACGAGCCGCCGTTCCGTTAA
- a CDS encoding phasin family protein, with the protein MTQFEKAIKTGRRLTRDGARAANTALSGGEMMKAAGDVINARLEIMAAGMIDPRKVDLKEMSLMSSEKVEALSASASSVAKTFGDIGGRLGSGVMTEAGHASKAATSIATAATPAAAMQAQYSYAVGWWSRAAAQMLTLNSAMLKGQADAIRPIHNTAVANAKRLKK; encoded by the coding sequence ATGACCCAGTTCGAAAAAGCCATCAAGACCGGCCGCCGCTTGACCCGCGACGGCGCGCGGGCGGCCAATACAGCCCTGTCGGGTGGCGAGATGATGAAGGCCGCGGGCGACGTCATCAACGCCCGGCTGGAGATCATGGCCGCCGGCATGATCGATCCGCGCAAGGTCGACCTGAAGGAAATGTCGCTGATGAGCTCGGAGAAGGTCGAGGCCCTGTCGGCCTCCGCCTCGTCCGTGGCGAAGACCTTCGGCGACATTGGCGGCCGTCTGGGTTCGGGCGTCATGACCGAGGCAGGGCACGCCTCGAAGGCCGCCACATCGATCGCCACCGCCGCGACCCCGGCCGCGGCGATGCAGGCGCAGTACAGCTATGCCGTCGGCTGGTGGAGCCGCGCCGCCGCGCAGATGCTGACCCTGAACAGCGCCATGCTGAAGGGTCAGGCCGATGCCATCCGCCCGATCCACAACACCGCCGTCGCCAATGCGAAACGGCTGAAGAAGTAG
- a CDS encoding creatininase family protein gives MLIHLSSWPEIDARLKTTKTVVVPIGSNEQHGPTGLLGTDWMCPEIIAHAAEKQDGSLVVAPTFNIGMAQHHLAFAGTISLRPSTFMAAITDWVSSLSRHGFERIYFLNGHGGNVATIEATFAEIYAEWSFVEEQPPFVLKLKNWWDLPGVNSLCTRIFPTGHGMHATPSEIAVTQAAYPDHIKTATYSPQIAPTGPIRDALDYRARFPDGRIGSDPAQASPEHGRTIIDAAVPALLKDVADFSAEVLPEA, from the coding sequence ATGCTGATCCATCTGTCGTCCTGGCCCGAGATCGACGCCCGGCTGAAGACCACGAAGACGGTGGTGGTGCCGATCGGCTCGAACGAACAGCATGGCCCGACCGGCCTCCTGGGCACCGACTGGATGTGCCCGGAGATCATCGCCCACGCCGCCGAGAAGCAGGACGGCAGCCTCGTCGTGGCCCCGACCTTCAACATCGGCATGGCCCAGCATCACCTGGCCTTCGCGGGCACCATCTCGCTGCGCCCCTCGACCTTCATGGCCGCGATCACCGACTGGGTGAGCTCGCTGAGCCGGCACGGGTTCGAGCGGATCTATTTCCTCAACGGCCACGGCGGCAATGTCGCCACCATCGAGGCGACCTTCGCCGAGATCTATGCGGAATGGAGCTTCGTCGAGGAGCAGCCGCCGTTCGTGCTGAAGCTGAAGAACTGGTGGGACCTGCCGGGCGTCAACAGCCTTTGCACCCGCATCTTCCCGACCGGCCACGGCATGCATGCGACGCCGTCGGAGATCGCCGTGACGCAGGCCGCCTATCCGGATCATATCAAGACGGCGACCTACAGCCCGCAGATCGCGCCCACCGGCCCGATCCGCGACGCGCTCGACTATCGCGCGCGCTTCCCCGACGGCCGGATCGGCTCGGACCCCGCCCAGGCCAGCCCGGAGCACGGACGAACCATCATCGACGCGGCGGTCCCCGCCCTGTTGAAGGATGTCGCCGACTTCTCTGCCGAGGTCTTGCCCGAGGCGTGA
- a CDS encoding TetR/AcrR family transcriptional regulator has product MARVRGQVDETKTEAILEAATALFGEKGALASMEQIARRAGVSRQTLYNRFPNKLEIGRALAARRSDAISAPLRAGGDPETVLTAFAVGLLDKLLRVDAGASLRGVALMSPEMPDLADAIYQAGPAEGLRRLAAWLAEQDRLELLRIPQPEVAAEMFAGMVLGHGHLRAILGVAQPPIDLEARAAEAVHRFLRAFAR; this is encoded by the coding sequence ATGGCGCGCGTTCGCGGACAGGTCGACGAGACCAAGACCGAGGCCATCCTCGAGGCGGCCACGGCCCTGTTCGGCGAGAAGGGCGCCCTGGCCTCCATGGAGCAGATCGCGCGCCGGGCCGGGGTCTCCCGCCAGACCCTGTACAACCGCTTTCCCAACAAGCTGGAGATCGGCCGGGCGCTGGCCGCCCGCCGGTCCGACGCCATCAGCGCGCCGCTGCGCGCCGGGGGCGATCCGGAGACGGTGCTGACCGCCTTCGCCGTCGGCCTGCTCGACAAGCTCTTGCGAGTGGACGCGGGGGCCTCGCTGCGCGGGGTGGCCCTGATGTCGCCGGAAATGCCGGACCTCGCCGACGCCATCTACCAGGCCGGACCCGCCGAGGGCCTGCGCCGGCTGGCGGCCTGGCTGGCCGAACAGGACCGGCTTGAGCTGCTACGCATCCCCCAGCCCGAGGTTGCGGCCGAGATGTTCGCGGGCATGGTGCTGGGGCACGGCCACCTGCGCGCCATCCTCGGCGTCGCCCAGCCGCCGATCGACCTTGAAGCGCGCGCCGCCGAGGCCGTGCACCGGTTCCTGCGCGCCTTCGCCCGATGA
- a CDS encoding DHA2 family efflux MFS transporter permease subunit, with translation MTAAAPTVEAAAPTPAPEVNWTFLLLGFAGMVIGQFMAILDIQIVASSLPQIQAGVGASADEISWIQTAYLIPEVVMIPLSGYLSRLWGTQKVFLVSCSGFLLMSLATGMSSSIEAMIFFRALQGFVGGAMIPTVFAVAFTAFPPDKRVTASIVMGLIVTLAPTVGPTLGGHLTEWLSWRWLFFINLIPGMLVLFLVGRYANFDKGDPSLAKGFDWAGLGLMATFLMSLQFVLEEGSKNDWFADDLILLLALVAAITGPAFVWRSLTYRNPIVELRAFTNRNFVVGVVMTFIVGAALFGGTFLLPLFLGRVRDYSASEVGTTMVVSGLAMFLTAPFAGRLVRKVDLRLLMFGGFMLCAWGMWDARLVTADWGFWEFASVQAVRGCGVMMAMIAAQQVTMSTLPPEMVKNASGLVNLSRNVGGAFGLAILNTSLTQNTALHMSELTQNIPVTSAGMQDMLAGMQARFAGSIDPAGSAMKAVQGMLQKQATTLAFGDAFAMLAIACAFAACVTLLSRPVRTPAGAPPVEAH, from the coding sequence GTGACCGCCGCCGCTCCGACGGTCGAGGCCGCCGCGCCCACGCCGGCGCCCGAGGTCAACTGGACCTTCCTGCTGCTCGGCTTCGCCGGGATGGTGATCGGCCAGTTCATGGCCATCCTCGACATCCAGATCGTGGCCTCGTCCCTGCCCCAGATCCAGGCCGGGGTCGGCGCCTCGGCAGACGAGATCAGCTGGATCCAGACGGCCTATCTGATCCCCGAGGTCGTGATGATCCCCCTGTCGGGCTATCTGTCGCGGCTGTGGGGGACGCAGAAGGTCTTCCTCGTCTCCTGCAGCGGCTTCCTGCTCATGAGCCTGGCCACAGGGATGTCGTCCTCGATCGAGGCGATGATCTTCTTCCGGGCGCTGCAGGGCTTTGTCGGCGGGGCCATGATCCCGACGGTCTTCGCCGTCGCCTTCACCGCCTTCCCGCCGGACAAGCGGGTCACGGCCAGCATCGTCATGGGCCTGATCGTGACCCTGGCGCCGACGGTCGGCCCGACCCTGGGCGGGCATCTGACGGAGTGGCTCAGCTGGCGCTGGCTGTTCTTCATCAACCTCATCCCGGGCATGCTGGTGCTGTTCCTGGTCGGTCGCTACGCCAATTTCGACAAGGGCGATCCGTCCCTGGCCAAGGGGTTCGACTGGGCCGGGCTGGGGCTGATGGCCACCTTCCTGATGAGCCTGCAGTTCGTGCTGGAGGAAGGCTCGAAGAATGACTGGTTCGCCGACGACCTGATCCTGCTGCTGGCCCTGGTCGCCGCGATCACCGGCCCGGCCTTCGTCTGGCGGTCGCTGACCTACCGCAATCCGATCGTCGAGCTGCGCGCCTTCACCAACCGCAATTTCGTCGTCGGGGTGGTGATGACCTTTATCGTGGGCGCGGCCCTGTTCGGCGGCACCTTCCTGCTGCCGCTGTTCCTCGGCCGGGTGCGCGACTATTCGGCCTCCGAGGTCGGAACGACCATGGTGGTCTCGGGCCTGGCCATGTTCCTGACCGCGCCCTTCGCGGGACGGCTGGTACGCAAGGTCGACCTGCGGCTGCTGATGTTCGGCGGCTTCATGCTCTGCGCCTGGGGCATGTGGGACGCCCGACTGGTCACCGCCGACTGGGGCTTCTGGGAGTTCGCCAGCGTGCAGGCGGTGCGCGGCTGCGGCGTCATGATGGCCATGATCGCGGCCCAGCAGGTCACGATGTCGACCCTGCCGCCCGAGATGGTCAAGAACGCCTCGGGCCTGGTCAATCTGAGCCGCAACGTGGGCGGCGCCTTCGGCCTGGCGATCCTCAACACCTCCCTGACGCAGAACACCGCCCTGCACATGAGCGAGTTGACCCAGAACATCCCGGTGACCAGCGCGGGGATGCAGGACATGCTGGCGGGGATGCAGGCGCGGTTCGCGGGATCGATCGATCCGGCCGGGTCGGCGATGAAGGCGGTCCAGGGCATGCTGCAGAAGCAGGCCACGACCCTGGCGTTCGGCGACGCCTTCGCCATGCTGGCCATCGCCTGCGCCTTCGCGGCCTGCGTCACCCTGCTGTCGCGACCGGTGAGGACGCCGGCCGGGGCCCCGCCGGTGGAGGCACACTGA
- a CDS encoding HlyD family secretion protein, protein MTLTPAHKKRLPLIVAAFAALALVIGGVVWWQGKQRWEATDNAFVQADTTGVSPQIDGYVVEVLVADNQRVAPGQILIRLDDADARANLAEAEGNLASVIAAVGNVDARAAQEQAVIASRAAGVAQARAQADLAAQQVDRYGRLAEQGWVSQARIQTEQAGARTAQASVAEAEAALIAEQRTAGVLGSSRSQSLAAVDVARARVEQARIALDRTVIRAPVGGVVGARGVRVGQYVRPGGQILSIVPLGDAYVVANFKETQLDRLRIGQTVEISADAFPGEPLVGHIDSFAPATGSEFALIPVENATGNFTRITQRVPVRIRVDRAGAAALRPGLSVEVKVDLKSRGGLSFAEAATGPVVAAVR, encoded by the coding sequence ATGACCCTGACCCCCGCCCACAAGAAGCGCCTGCCGTTGATCGTCGCCGCCTTTGCGGCCCTGGCCCTCGTCATCGGCGGGGTCGTCTGGTGGCAGGGCAAGCAGCGCTGGGAGGCGACCGACAACGCCTTCGTCCAGGCCGACACCACCGGCGTCAGCCCCCAGATCGACGGCTATGTCGTCGAGGTTCTGGTCGCCGACAACCAGCGGGTCGCACCGGGCCAGATCCTGATCCGGCTGGACGACGCCGATGCCCGCGCCAATCTGGCCGAGGCCGAGGGCAATCTGGCGTCGGTGATCGCCGCCGTCGGCAATGTCGACGCCCGCGCCGCCCAGGAACAGGCCGTCATCGCCTCGCGCGCCGCCGGCGTGGCCCAGGCCCGCGCCCAGGCCGACCTGGCCGCACAGCAGGTCGACCGCTACGGCCGCCTCGCCGAGCAGGGCTGGGTGTCCCAGGCCCGCATCCAGACAGAACAGGCCGGTGCCCGCACCGCCCAGGCCTCGGTCGCCGAGGCGGAAGCCGCCCTGATCGCCGAACAGCGCACCGCCGGGGTGCTCGGTTCGAGCCGCAGCCAGAGCCTCGCCGCCGTCGATGTGGCCCGCGCCCGTGTCGAACAGGCCCGCATAGCCCTGGACCGCACCGTCATCCGCGCCCCGGTCGGCGGCGTGGTCGGGGCCCGCGGCGTCCGCGTCGGGCAATATGTCCGGCCGGGCGGCCAGATCCTGTCCATCGTGCCGCTGGGCGACGCCTATGTGGTCGCCAATTTCAAGGAAACCCAGCTCGACCGTCTGCGCATCGGCCAGACCGTCGAGATCAGTGCCGACGCCTTCCCCGGCGAGCCTCTGGTCGGTCATATCGACAGCTTCGCCCCGGCCACCGGCTCGGAGTTCGCCCTGATCCCGGTCGAGAACGCGACCGGCAATTTCACCCGCATCACCCAGCGCGTGCCGGTCCGCATCCGCGTCGACCGCGCGGGGGCCGCCGCCCTGCGGCCCGGCCTGTCGGTCGAGGTCAAGGTTGACCTGAAGAGCCGCGGCGGCCTGAGCTTCGCCGAGGCCGCCACCGGACCCGTCGTGGCCGCGGTCCGGTGA
- the nth gene encoding endonuclease III, with amino-acid sequence MKPPKARSRPAPKPAPKRPAVMTGAMVPVLGWPPDEDRVEAIFERLARIMPEPKTELSFSSPYTLVVAVALSAQATDVAVNKATDKLFAVADTPAKMLALGEAGLVPFIASIGLYRNKAKNVIALSRIVLEQHGGEVPLNRADLQALPGVGRKTASVVLNELGIEAAIAVDTHVFRVSHRLGLANAATPDKVEAQLFRVVPEHWLPKAHHWLILHGRYACTARKPKCSACVISDLCPSRAGLAALGEAG; translated from the coding sequence ATGAAGCCGCCCAAGGCCCGTTCCAGACCTGCGCCGAAACCCGCGCCGAAACGCCCCGCCGTCATGACCGGGGCGATGGTCCCCGTGCTGGGCTGGCCGCCGGACGAGGACCGGGTTGAGGCCATCTTCGAACGGCTGGCGCGGATCATGCCCGAGCCGAAGACCGAGCTCAGCTTCTCCAGCCCCTATACGCTGGTGGTCGCCGTCGCCCTGTCGGCCCAGGCCACCGACGTTGCGGTCAACAAGGCCACGGACAAACTGTTCGCGGTCGCCGACACGCCCGCGAAGATGCTGGCGCTGGGGGAGGCGGGGCTGGTGCCCTTCATCGCCTCCATCGGCCTGTACCGGAACAAGGCGAAGAACGTCATCGCCCTGAGCCGGATCGTGCTGGAGCAGCATGGCGGGGAGGTGCCGCTGAACCGCGCCGACCTCCAGGCCCTGCCCGGCGTCGGCCGCAAGACCGCCAGCGTGGTGCTCAACGAACTGGGCATCGAGGCGGCCATCGCCGTGGACACCCACGTCTTCCGCGTCTCGCACCGGCTGGGCCTGGCCAATGCCGCCACGCCCGACAAGGTTGAGGCCCAGCTGTTCCGTGTGGTGCCCGAGCACTGGCTGCCCAAGGCCCACCACTGGCTGATCCTGCACGGCCGCTATGCGTGCACGGCGCGCAAGCCGAAATGCAGCGCCTGCGTGATCAGCGACCTGTGCCCGAGCCGGGCGGGGTTAGCGGCGCTGGGGGAGGCGGGGTGA
- a CDS encoding transporter produces MTQIAVLTPDAADPSYAGQWPGVLERLAEALATAGLTAVPTAWTDHIADASGLMRFPLVLPVIAWGYHRDHDRWMQACATWEAAGVKMLNPSSVLAWNSDKSYLGRLAEQGIAMPDTVWIDGPTQADADAAFDRFGVDQIVVKPRVSGGAHKTLRLARGEPMVGAPEGPAMIQPYLPSIETEGETSLLFFGGKLSHVVNKRPVPGEFRVQVQYGGGYVALPEPPAAALALAEKTLAAIGEDLLYARIDMAPDADGGWLLMEAELIEPDFYLASAPEGGKRFAAAVRARLG; encoded by the coding sequence ATGACCCAGATCGCCGTCCTGACCCCCGATGCCGCCGACCCCTCCTATGCCGGCCAGTGGCCCGGCGTGCTGGAGCGGCTGGCAGAAGCCCTCGCCACAGCCGGACTGACGGCGGTTCCGACCGCTTGGACCGACCACATCGCGGACGCCTCCGGCCTGATGCGGTTTCCGCTGGTCCTGCCGGTGATCGCCTGGGGCTATCACCGCGACCACGACCGCTGGATGCAGGCCTGCGCGACCTGGGAAGCGGCGGGGGTGAAGATGCTGAACCCGTCGTCGGTGCTCGCCTGGAATTCGGACAAATCCTATCTGGGCCGGCTGGCCGAACAGGGCATCGCCATGCCCGACACGGTCTGGATCGACGGCCCGACGCAGGCCGACGCCGATGCCGCCTTCGATCGCTTCGGTGTCGATCAGATCGTGGTCAAGCCGCGCGTCTCGGGCGGGGCCCACAAGACCCTGCGGCTGGCCCGGGGCGAGCCCATGGTCGGGGCGCCCGAGGGCCCGGCGATGATCCAGCCCTATCTGCCGTCGATCGAGACCGAGGGCGAAACCTCCCTGCTCTTCTTCGGCGGGAAGCTGAGCCACGTCGTCAACAAACGGCCGGTCCCGGGCGAGTTCCGGGTGCAGGTCCAGTACGGCGGCGGCTATGTCGCCCTGCCCGAGCCCCCGGCAGCCGCGCTGGCGCTGGCGGAGAAGACGCTGGCCGCCATCGGCGAGGACCTGCTCTACGCCCGCATCGACATGGCCCCGGACGCCGACGGCGGCTGGCTGCTGATGGAGGCGGAATTGATCGAGCCGGACTTCTATCTGGCCTCGGCACCGGAGGGCGGGAAGCGGTTCGCGGCGGCGGTGCGGGCGCGGCTTGGGTGA
- a CDS encoding adenosine kinase, translating to MTQNPTYDVCAVGNAIVDVLAPCDPAFLTAQGLTPGSMQLVDAQQSAALYAAMAAGVEASGGSAGNTVAGVGSFGGRAAYIGKVADDVLGGVFTHDIHAGGVHFETPALRDGAVHGLATGVCMINVTPDGQRTMCTFLGAANQLQAADIDAALIGASAIVYLEGYLFDPAPARAAFEAAAAAAHAAGRKVAITLSDTFVVARWRAELLAFIEASADIVLANEGELAALFETEDFDAAAAQLASMVDVAAITRGESGSVVVSGDERVAIAVVPVDKVVDTTGAGDQYAAGFLLGVARGLSLEDAGKLGSLAAAEVIAHWGPRPMTSLEALAKDAGLTLNPA from the coding sequence ATGACCCAGAACCCAACCTATGACGTCTGCGCCGTCGGCAACGCCATCGTCGACGTCCTCGCCCCCTGCGACCCCGCCTTTCTGACGGCCCAGGGCCTGACGCCCGGCTCGATGCAGCTGGTCGATGCGCAGCAGAGCGCCGCCCTCTACGCCGCCATGGCCGCGGGCGTTGAGGCCTCGGGCGGGTCGGCGGGCAATACGGTCGCCGGCGTCGGCAGCTTCGGCGGCCGCGCGGCCTATATCGGCAAGGTGGCCGATGACGTGCTGGGCGGCGTCTTCACCCATGACATCCATGCCGGCGGCGTCCATTTCGAGACTCCCGCGCTCCGGGACGGCGCCGTCCATGGCCTGGCCACCGGCGTCTGCATGATCAACGTCACGCCCGACGGCCAGCGCACCATGTGCACCTTCCTCGGTGCCGCCAATCAGCTTCAGGCCGCCGACATCGACGCGGCCCTGATCGGTGCCTCGGCCATCGTCTATCTGGAAGGCTATCTGTTCGACCCGGCCCCGGCCCGCGCCGCCTTCGAGGCCGCCGCCGCCGCCGCCCACGCCGCCGGACGCAAGGTCGCCATCACCCTGTCCGATACCTTCGTCGTCGCGCGCTGGCGCGCCGAGCTTCTGGCCTTCATCGAGGCCTCGGCCGACATCGTCCTGGCCAATGAGGGCGAACTGGCCGCCCTGTTCGAGACCGAGGACTTCGACGCCGCCGCCGCGCAGCTCGCGTCCATGGTGGACGTCGCCGCCATCACCCGCGGCGAATCCGGCTCGGTGGTCGTCTCGGGCGACGAACGCGTCGCCATCGCCGTCGTCCCCGTCGACAAGGTGGTCGACACCACCGGTGCCGGCGACCAGTACGCCGCCGGCTTCCTGCTGGGCGTGGCGCGTGGCCTGTCACTGGAAGACGCCGGCAAGCTCGGCTCGCTGGCGGCGGCAGAAGTCATCGCCCACTGGGGGCCAAGGCCGATGACCTCGCTGGAAGCGCTGGCGAAGGATGCGGGGCTGACCCTCAACCCCGCCTGA
- a CDS encoding Smr/MutS family protein encodes MSRRDDLSPDDRRIWARVAGSVTPAKPKKAALVIPGAAVVDPPAAPLPRGLARPRPAAPAWSPPVQAPLRPRGHPEELEPRRQRRLSRERDPIEAKIDLHGYGRFQAQDALTAFLMGAQARGYRSVLVVTGQGRRGGTGVIRASVHEWLQAPALRGVVSGFAAAARHHGGDGALYVTIRRG; translated from the coding sequence ATGAGCCGCCGCGACGACCTGAGCCCCGACGACCGCCGCATCTGGGCCCGCGTCGCCGGATCGGTCACGCCGGCCAAACCGAAGAAGGCGGCCCTGGTCATTCCAGGTGCCGCCGTGGTCGATCCGCCCGCGGCACCGCTGCCGCGTGGTCTGGCCAGGCCCCGGCCCGCCGCCCCGGCCTGGAGCCCGCCGGTGCAGGCACCGCTCCGGCCGCGCGGCCACCCGGAAGAGCTGGAGCCGCGCCGCCAGCGCCGGCTGTCACGCGAGCGCGATCCGATCGAGGCGAAGATCGACCTGCACGGCTACGGCCGTTTCCAGGCCCAGGACGCCCTGACGGCCTTCCTGATGGGGGCGCAGGCGCGGGGCTATCGCTCGGTGCTGGTCGTGACGGGCCAGGGGCGGCGCGGCGGCACGGGCGTGATCCGGGCCTCGGTGCATGAATGGCTGCAGGCCCCGGCCTTGCGCGGTGTGGTGTCGGGGTTCGCGGCCGCCGCTCGCCATCATGGCGGGGATGGCGCGCTGTATGTGACGATCAGGCGGGGTTGA
- a CDS encoding helix-turn-helix transcriptional regulator: MAIRVQLDRILLERRMSLTELADRVGVTLANLSILKTGKARAIRFTTLDALCRELNCQPGDLLVQAPGPQDVGSDEDPDGNAPGTT, encoded by the coding sequence ATGGCCATCCGCGTACAGCTTGATCGCATCCTCCTCGAACGGCGCATGTCGTTGACCGAGCTGGCCGACCGCGTCGGCGTGACGCTGGCCAACCTGTCGATCCTCAAGACCGGCAAGGCGCGGGCGATCCGGTTCACGACCCTGGACGCCCTGTGCCGCGAGCTGAACTGCCAACCGGGCGACCTGCTGGTCCAGGCCCCGGGGCCGCAGGACGTCGGCTCGGATGAGGATCCGGACGGGAACGCCCCCGGCACGACATGA
- a CDS encoding DUF2975 domain-containing protein, with product MSSLLGVALGAAFWILALLTCAALLVFLFLVFIPMGPLDLTATSEDGGTSVPIPRAYALFGVGAFAGYFAGFALILRHLRRIVFSLRIGDPFQPANVSRLKQIGLTLATVTGGAWTGQTLVSRLVRGSLEPPSLFDLVTPAFSVLVVFVLAEVFREGARLRRESELTI from the coding sequence ATGTCCAGCCTGCTCGGCGTCGCCCTCGGGGCCGCCTTCTGGATCCTGGCGCTGCTGACCTGCGCCGCCCTCCTCGTCTTTCTTTTCCTCGTTTTCATTCCGATGGGTCCGCTCGACCTGACCGCGACCTCGGAAGACGGCGGCACCAGCGTGCCCATTCCGCGCGCCTACGCCCTCTTCGGGGTCGGCGCCTTCGCCGGCTATTTCGCCGGCTTCGCCCTGATCCTCCGCCATCTGCGCCGCATCGTTTTCAGCCTGAGGATCGGCGACCCCTTCCAGCCCGCCAATGTCAGCCGGCTGAAGCAGATCGGCCTGACCCTGGCCACGGTCACCGGCGGCGCCTGGACCGGCCAGACCCTGGTATCGCGGCTGGTGCGCGGGTCGCTCGAGCCGCCCAGCCTGTTCGACCTCGTCACCCCCGCCTTCTCGGTTCTGGTCGTCTTCGTCCTCGCCGAGGTGTTCCGCGAAGGCGCCCGGCTGCGGCGCGAATCTGAACTGACGATCTGA
- the rdgB gene encoding RdgB/HAM1 family non-canonical purine NTP pyrophosphatase: protein MKLKLIKGMRLVVATHNPGKAVEIDALLDGHYDVVTAASLNLPEPDETESTFVGNALLKARHAADRSGEVALADDSGLSVAALDGAPGIFSARWAGPDKDFAFAMRRVEERLEETGSSDRQAWFTSALAVAWPDGPAVVVEGRVDGLLTFPPRGDRGFGYDPIFIPEGQTQTFGELDPALKDSISHRAVAFAKLKAALMEG, encoded by the coding sequence ATGAAACTGAAGCTTATCAAGGGGATGCGGCTCGTCGTGGCCACCCACAACCCCGGCAAGGCCGTCGAGATCGACGCCCTTCTGGACGGACATTACGACGTGGTCACCGCCGCCAGCCTGAATCTGCCCGAGCCGGACGAGACCGAGAGCACCTTCGTCGGCAACGCCCTGCTCAAGGCGCGCCATGCGGCCGACCGTTCCGGCGAGGTCGCGCTCGCGGACGACTCCGGCCTGTCGGTCGCGGCCCTGGACGGTGCCCCGGGCATTTTCTCCGCGCGCTGGGCCGGACCGGACAAGGATTTCGCCTTCGCCATGCGCCGCGTCGAGGAACGGCTGGAGGAAACCGGCTCGTCGGATCGCCAGGCCTGGTTCACCTCGGCCCTGGCCGTGGCCTGGCCCGACGGCCCGGCGGTGGTGGTCGAGGGCCGCGTCGACGGCCTGCTCACCTTCCCTCCGCGCGGCGACCGCGGCTTCGGCTACGACCCCATCTTCATCCCCGAAGGCCAGACGCAGACCTTCGGTGAGCTGGATCCGGCGCTGAAGGATTCGATCAGCCACCGGGCGGTCGCGTTTGCGAAACTGAAGGCGGCGTTGATGGAAGGGTGA